The following proteins are co-located in the Phragmites australis chromosome 10, lpPhrAust1.1, whole genome shotgun sequence genome:
- the LOC133883653 gene encoding protein PLASTID MOVEMENT IMPAIRED 1-like has protein sequence MAEDEKSTNQILQALDALSHTLYQARANRRNNSLALPRSAGDGKDASGVDAVEAEARPLSRRLSLMSPFRSRSKLDKNEDNDNEEEDDDAAPLKSQGFAAVTPEAAMADGEKKGIWRWGPIRALSHIGMHRVGCLFSVEVVAAQGLLPSMNGLRLAVALRKKETRDGAVQTMPARVQQGAADFDETLYVQCHLYRSGGGTTGKPLRFEPRPFVLSVVAVDAPELDFGRSAVDLSLFAKEFTDKCQQAGECVRQWDMAFPLAGKAKGGELVIKLGFQSIDDGGAGLYTQAAGADKTSSSSSLSSFARKISRSSFSVMLSPKMTRTVSSLTPKMGVSSPDLKGIDNFKLDEPTPVAEVKETPVAEVTETPVAVVKETPVAEVKEEQPKEPEHEPQEAQADDDSEIPEFDVVDKGVEGQEVKNEEKEETESHTGGLTELEAITSQTKSLELTMLGDVSDAAAKSVEQLEDEAAGPDANEEEVTGESLQVLEQGEDKNATAKSPPGRIGWRTIAILVTPIAVLVSKALVTTR, from the coding sequence ATGGCTGAGGACGAGAAGTCCACCAACCAAATCCTCCAGGCGCTCGACGCGCTCAGCCACACGCTCTACCAAGCGCGCGCTAACCGCCGCAACAACTCCCTCGCACTCCCTCGCTCTGCCGGCGACGGCAAAGATGCCAGTGGCGTCGACGCTGTCGAGGCCGAGGCGCGCCCTCTGTCCCGCCGCTTGTCCCTGATGTCGCCGTTCCGGTCCAGGTCTAAGCTGGACAAGAATGAGGACAACGAtaatgaggaggaggacgacgatgcGGCGCCGCTCAAGAGCCAGGGCTTCGCCGCGGTGACCCCGGAGGCAGCCATGGCTGACGGGGAGAAGAAGGGGATATGGCGCTGGGGGCCGATCCGCGCGCTGTCGCACATCGGCATGCACCGAGTGGGCTGCCTCTTCTCCGTGGAGGTGGTGGCCGCGCAGGGCCTGCTGCCGTCCATGAACGGGCTCCGCCTCGCGGTGGCCCTACGCAAGAAGGAGACGCGCGACGGCGCCGTCCAGACCATGCCGGCCCGCGTGCAGCAGGGCGCCGCCGACTTCGACGAGACGCTCTACGTCCAGTGCCACCTTTACCgtagcggcggcggcaccaCGGGTAAGCCGCTGCGGTTCGAGCCCCGGCCGTTCGTCCTGTCGGTGGTCGCCGTGGACGCGCCGGAGCTTGACTTCGGCCGTAGCGCCGTGGACTTGAGCCTGTTTGCAAAGGAGTTCACGGACAAGTGTCAGCAAGCAGGGGAGTGCGTCCGGCAATGGGACATGGCGTTCCCGctcgccgggaaggcgaaggGCGGTGAGCTCGTCATCAAACTGGGGTTCCAGAGCATCGACGACGGGGGCGCCGGGTTGTACACCCAAGCAGCTGGAGCAGACAAGACTAGCTCCTCGTCGTCGTTGTCCTCGTTTGCACGGAAGATTAGCAGGTCATCGTTCAGCGTCATGCTGAGCCCGAAGATGACTCGCACCGTGTCGTCACTGACGCCGAAGATGGGGGTGTCGTCCCCGGACTTAAAGGGCATCGACAACTTCAAGCTCGACGAGCCAACCCCAGTTGCCGAGGTCAAGGAGACGCCGGTGGCCGAGGTCACGGAGACACCGGTGGCCGTGGTCAAGGAGACACCGGTGGCCGAGGTCAAGGAGGAGCAACCGAAAGAGCCAGAGCACGAGCCGCAAGAAGCGCAAGCCGATGATGACTCGGAGATCCCGGAGTTTGACGTCGTAGACAAGGGAGTTGAAGGGCAAGAAGTGAAgaatgaagagaaagaagagactgAATCGCACACTGGAGGCCTCACCGAGCTCGAGGCGATTACAAGCCAGACGAAATCCCTCGAGCTGACCATGCTCGGCGACGTGTCAGACGCAGCCGCCAAGTCGGTGGAGCAGCTGGAGGACGAGGCGGCAGGGCCCGACGCCAACGAGGAGGAAGTGACCGGAGAATCCTTGCAGGTGCTGGAACAAGGAGAAGACAAGAACGCGACCGCCAAGTCGCCGCCGGGTCGAATTGGGTGGCGAACTATTGCCATCCTTGTCACCCCCATAGCAGTCCTCGTAAGCAAAGCTCTTGTCACAACGCGCTGA